One genomic window of Pontibacillus halophilus JSM 076056 = DSM 19796 includes the following:
- a CDS encoding YkgJ family cysteine cluster protein, whose protein sequence is MIIQSYLSYPEILKKCELLNEQYEINQHYFDHIVEDLLSSDRPTNEVIMAGFHRLLEQVNEEMANMEDFMDVKASCFMGCAFCCYFPIIITQAESSMMKRAIDQWPKERKEKLMKHLEQYYATYGEEVERITALDQEDPAFKKKYIASQVPCPMLDPETNLCMAYEIRPIPCRTYVNYSDPKVCANNHMPKETLSFEFLYEFYMGGLNEIMQELYENGEDMLVDYPSDMWQYDFLANWAKDWLREEESSV, encoded by the coding sequence GTGATTATCCAATCATATCTATCTTATCCAGAAATACTGAAAAAATGCGAGCTGTTGAACGAACAATATGAAATTAACCAACACTATTTCGATCATATAGTAGAAGACTTGCTCTCAAGTGATCGCCCGACAAATGAGGTCATCATGGCTGGATTTCATCGTTTATTGGAACAAGTAAATGAAGAAATGGCTAACATGGAAGACTTTATGGATGTCAAAGCCTCATGCTTTATGGGATGCGCATTCTGTTGTTACTTTCCGATTATTATTACCCAAGCAGAATCATCCATGATGAAGAGAGCCATTGATCAGTGGCCGAAAGAACGGAAAGAGAAACTTATGAAGCATTTGGAACAGTACTATGCAACGTACGGGGAAGAAGTGGAACGCATTACGGCGTTAGACCAAGAAGACCCTGCGTTTAAGAAAAAATATATCGCTTCTCAAGTTCCATGCCCAATGCTTGATCCTGAGACAAACTTGTGCATGGCTTATGAGATCCGTCCCATTCCATGCCGAACGTATGTAAACTACTCTGACCCGAAAGTATGTGCGAACAACCACATGCCAAAGGAAACGCTTAGCTTCGAGTTTCTATACGAGTTCTACATGGGCGGGCTTAATGAAATCATGCAGGAATTGTATGAGAACGGAGAAGATATGCTCGTCGATTATCCATCTGACATGTGGCAATATGATTTCCTTGCTAACTGGGCGAAAGACTGGTTAAGGGAAGAAGAATCTTCTGTATAA
- the nhaC gene encoding Na+/H+ antiporter NhaC: MKREPTIGQALLPLIALIGAAACSIFFWKVGMYIPFTIGIIASALVGKRLGYTWNELQQFLTNGVSKALPAIFILLIIGTIVGTWILSGTIPTLIYYGLEIIQPNFFLPTVVVTSGIVAITLGSSFTAIATIGLAFMAIGTSLGFSPAHIAGAIISGAFFGDKLSPLSDTTNIAPAMVDVDLFDHVKHMLWDTIPAFVLSIIAFWILGLNTTSGDFNTSQIDTILSGLNNVFVIHPLLLLLPVLTIVLMARRVPAIPALVVVSTIGGLVALLVQGNTISEVMQAMTNGFVAETGNSTVDDLLSNGGIQSMFSTVALVTFATALGGIMEGIQVFDVLIKRLIKGVRSTGSLISTTLLSTFFVSFVSGAMYLAIILPSKAFLGTYKERGVSATNLSRNVEAAGTVGVNLVPWGVPAVFVSGLMDISPYAFIPFIFFAYFVLLINVIYGYTGFTITKEEPAVQQEDEQWNYPKTV, encoded by the coding sequence ATGAAACGAGAGCCCACTATTGGGCAAGCGCTCCTCCCGTTAATTGCCTTAATCGGAGCGGCAGCATGCTCGATCTTCTTTTGGAAGGTTGGAATGTATATCCCCTTCACAATTGGAATCATTGCATCAGCTTTAGTTGGGAAGCGACTTGGGTATACGTGGAATGAACTACAGCAGTTCTTAACGAACGGTGTATCTAAAGCACTTCCTGCCATATTTATATTACTCATAATCGGTACTATTGTTGGAACTTGGATTTTAAGTGGTACAATCCCAACGTTAATCTACTACGGATTAGAAATCATACAACCTAACTTCTTCTTACCAACTGTTGTAGTAACATCTGGAATTGTCGCCATTACACTAGGAAGCTCGTTTACCGCAATTGCTACGATTGGTTTAGCCTTTATGGCAATCGGTACAAGCTTAGGCTTCTCTCCAGCCCACATTGCAGGTGCAATTATTTCGGGCGCATTCTTTGGAGATAAATTATCTCCACTGTCAGACACAACAAACATTGCACCAGCGATGGTAGATGTAGATTTATTCGACCACGTTAAACACATGCTATGGGATACAATTCCTGCATTCGTATTAAGTATTATCGCATTCTGGATCCTTGGACTGAACACAACCTCCGGTGATTTCAATACGAGCCAAATTGACACGATTTTAAGTGGATTAAACAATGTGTTCGTCATCCATCCGTTGTTGCTGTTACTCCCTGTACTAACCATTGTGTTGATGGCTAGACGAGTGCCAGCCATACCTGCGCTGGTCGTGGTGAGTACAATTGGAGGTCTTGTAGCATTGCTTGTCCAGGGGAACACGATTTCCGAAGTGATGCAGGCAATGACGAACGGGTTCGTTGCGGAGACAGGGAATTCTACAGTGGATGACCTTCTCTCAAATGGAGGAATCCAATCCATGTTCTCAACTGTTGCACTCGTAACATTTGCAACGGCGCTTGGTGGAATTATGGAAGGGATTCAAGTATTCGATGTATTAATTAAACGATTGATTAAAGGAGTTCGCAGTACTGGTTCACTGATCTCTACAACGCTGTTGTCTACTTTCTTCGTCAGCTTCGTAAGTGGCGCCATGTACCTAGCGATTATCCTTCCATCTAAAGCATTTCTAGGAACGTATAAAGAGCGAGGCGTTTCGGCTACGAACTTATCTCGTAACGTAGAAGCGGCTGGAACGGTTGGGGTAAACCTTGTTCCGTGGGGTGTACCTGCTGTGTTCGTCAGCGGATTGATGGATATTAGCCCATATGCGTTTATACCGTTCATTTTCTTCGCTTACTTTGTACTGCTCATTAACGTTATTTACGGCTACACCGGCTTCACGATTACGAAAGAAGAGCCAGCCGTTCAACAAGAAGACGAACAATGGAACTATCCTAAAACGGTATAA
- a CDS encoding MOSC domain-containing protein, which produces MVTKGGDSTMEEQLTIESVQVGGPKPVIRGGEEQVTSFMKTRTTSSLRLTSLGLEGDEQAVKEHHGGVYKAVCMYPYVHYAYWQEKTGSVMSFPAFGENVTVAGLDESTVSIGDVFQWGEAELQVVQPRQPCQRISFVHQIKDLTKQVIQTGFTGFYLKVLKEGIVSVHHPLRRI; this is translated from the coding sequence ATGGTTACAAAAGGGGGGGATTCAACGATGGAGGAGCAACTAACGATTGAATCTGTGCAGGTAGGTGGACCGAAACCGGTCATCCGGGGTGGAGAGGAACAAGTTACAAGCTTTATGAAGACCAGAACAACAAGTTCGCTTCGTTTGACTTCGCTTGGTCTTGAAGGAGATGAGCAGGCCGTTAAGGAACATCACGGTGGGGTGTATAAGGCGGTTTGCATGTACCCATACGTTCACTATGCATACTGGCAGGAGAAGACAGGGAGCGTGATGTCCTTTCCAGCGTTTGGTGAGAACGTAACAGTAGCGGGACTTGATGAATCGACTGTATCAATAGGAGATGTGTTTCAATGGGGAGAGGCAGAGCTTCAAGTCGTTCAACCACGCCAGCCCTGTCAACGTATTTCATTTGTTCATCAAATAAAGGACTTAACCAAGCAAGTGATCCAAACTGGCTTCACAGGTTTTTATTTAAAGGTGCTGAAGGAAGGGATCGTATCGGTTCACCATCCACTTAGGCGAATTTAA
- the mreBH gene encoding rod-share determining protein MreBH, translating into MFTNAQIGIDLGTANVLIYSKNKGVVLNEPSVVAIDTQTKQVLAVGADAKQMVGKTPQNVVPIRPLKDGVIADYDITAQMLKAMLKKVSKQLGASMRKPNVVICTPSGSTSVERRAIHNAVKSYGAKNVHLIEEPVAAAIGADLPVSDPVANVILDIGGGTSEVAIISFGGVVSCRSVRSGGDKMDEEIIHHVRKNYNILIGERTAENIKMEIGYALIDHEEETMEVRGRDLVNGLPKTITLTSTEIQEALRESLEQVLETVRATLEDCPPELSGDIVDHGLILTGGGSLLKGMQEWLSNEIFVPVHLAPNPLESVAIGTGRSLQMIDKLQKAAK; encoded by the coding sequence ATGTTTACGAACGCCCAAATTGGTATCGACTTAGGTACTGCAAACGTACTTATTTATTCAAAAAACAAAGGGGTCGTATTAAACGAACCTTCCGTTGTTGCTATTGATACACAGACAAAGCAAGTGTTAGCAGTTGGTGCTGACGCAAAGCAAATGGTAGGAAAGACGCCACAGAACGTGGTACCTATTCGCCCGTTGAAAGATGGTGTCATTGCAGACTACGATATTACAGCTCAAATGCTTAAAGCTATGCTTAAGAAAGTAAGCAAGCAACTTGGTGCTTCCATGCGCAAACCAAATGTTGTTATCTGTACACCATCAGGCTCAACATCTGTTGAAAGACGTGCCATCCACAATGCCGTTAAGAGCTATGGTGCGAAAAACGTTCACCTCATTGAAGAGCCGGTGGCAGCCGCAATCGGAGCTGACTTACCCGTAAGTGATCCAGTTGCCAACGTCATCCTAGACATCGGCGGAGGTACAAGTGAAGTAGCCATCATCTCCTTCGGTGGCGTTGTGTCTTGTCGTTCTGTACGTAGCGGTGGTGACAAAATGGATGAAGAAATCATTCACCACGTACGTAAGAACTACAATATACTTATCGGGGAGCGTACAGCTGAGAACATTAAGATGGAAATCGGCTACGCACTCATCGACCACGAAGAAGAAACAATGGAAGTACGTGGACGTGACCTCGTCAATGGCTTACCGAAAACGATTACGTTGACATCTACAGAAATTCAAGAAGCATTACGCGAATCTCTTGAACAGGTGTTAGAAACCGTTCGTGCGACTCTTGAAGATTGCCCTCCAGAGTTAAGCGGTGACATTGTGGACCACGGTCTCATCCTAACTGGTGGCGGTTCCCTTCTTAAAGGGATGCAAGAATGGCTAAGTAACGAAATATTCGTCCCTGTACACTTAGCACCGAATCCGTTAGAATCTGTTGCAATCGGAACAGGTCGTTCCCTACAAATGATCGACAAACTACAAAAAGCAGCGAAATAA
- a CDS encoding CAP domain-containing protein, translating into MFKKVTTVTALATTILVGGSFASDVSAESKYYQNQPVNVMKDFSFNKEEINQWIQQYMNHETQQPTAEQAEESKASTQEEQVKQPESNQETPAQETTEQPQAQQPTQQTQQQPTTNEQTNTEQASGVISEFEKQVVELTNQERQAQGLEPLQISEDLSEVAGKKSEDMAQNGYFSHNSPTYGSPFDMMDQFGIDYRTAGENIAKGQTTPAQVVEGWMNSEGHRQNIMNPDFTHIGVGYVEDGHVWTQQFIGK; encoded by the coding sequence ATGTTTAAAAAAGTGACAACTGTAACTGCGTTGGCAACGACGATTTTAGTAGGAGGTAGCTTTGCGTCAGACGTTAGCGCTGAATCTAAGTACTATCAGAATCAGCCAGTGAACGTCATGAAAGACTTCTCCTTCAATAAAGAAGAAATCAATCAATGGATTCAACAATATATGAATCATGAGACACAACAACCTACAGCCGAACAAGCTGAGGAGTCTAAAGCCTCTACTCAAGAGGAGCAAGTGAAACAGCCGGAATCAAATCAAGAAACACCTGCACAAGAGACGACTGAACAGCCACAAGCTCAGCAACCGACTCAACAAACACAACAACAACCTACAACCAATGAACAGACGAACACGGAACAAGCTTCTGGAGTCATAAGCGAGTTTGAGAAGCAAGTAGTCGAATTGACGAACCAAGAACGTCAGGCACAAGGCCTTGAACCGCTTCAAATTAGTGAAGACTTGAGTGAAGTGGCAGGCAAGAAGTCTGAAGACATGGCACAAAATGGATACTTCTCACACAACAGTCCAACTTATGGCTCTCCGTTCGATATGATGGACCAATTTGGAATTGATTATCGTACAGCGGGCGAGAACATTGCTAAAGGGCAAACCACACCTGCCCAAGTTGTTGAAGGTTGGATGAACAGTGAAGGACACCGCCAGAACATTATGAATCCGGACTTTACTCACATTGGCGTTGGCTATGTTGAAGATGGCCACGTATGGACACAACAGTTTATAGGCAAATAA
- a CDS encoding 3-alpha domain-containing protein produces MNELKYRNRNDLKKLQQAVTLEALAPPFKESFQKQLNRIQGTI; encoded by the coding sequence GTGAACGAATTGAAGTACAGAAATCGAAACGATCTAAAGAAGCTGCAACAGGCAGTCACCTTAGAAGCACTTGCACCTCCGTTCAAGGAATCCTTCCAAAAGCAACTAAACCGAATTCAAGGAACAATATAA
- a CDS encoding DUF2639 domain-containing protein: MHIGTKGWYVYELKKLGMNRYEDRKLESYKKHILANLYFAKQK; encoded by the coding sequence ATGCATATCGGTACTAAAGGCTGGTACGTATACGAACTTAAGAAGCTTGGTATGAACCGTTACGAAGACCGTAAGCTAGAAAGCTATAAAAAGCACATTCTTGCAAACCTATACTTCGCTAAACAAAAATAA
- a CDS encoding alanine/glycine:cation symporter family protein: protein MTSLFESINSVLWGPVMLIFLLGTGVWLTFNLGFIQIRFLKEGFKQTFAPLFKKDDGEGINSFKALATSISAQVGTGNLAGVATAIAAGGPGAIFWMWLSSFFGMATIFSEAVLAQVYKVKKGDQVVGGPAYYIREGLGSRFLAGFFAVAIILALGFIGNMVQSNSITVAVNEVFGQSSLWLNLSIGIVVALFIGMILFGGIERISAFAGNVVPIMALLYIVGSMIILIVNIDLVIPTFQLIFEAAFTPESAGGGVLGATVKEAIRYGVARGLFSNEAGMGSTPHAHAVANVKHPAQQGFVAMVGVFIDTVVICTLTAMVVLITNAHTTGLEASAITQEGFARGLGEFGTPFIAICLLFFAFTTILGWSYFGEVNIRFLFNGKGIKPYRSLVLLFVVIGALVKVDFVWEMADMFNALMVVPNLIALLLLSPVVKRVFREYKQQLLSK from the coding sequence ATGACATCTTTGTTTGAGAGTATTAACAGTGTGCTATGGGGGCCTGTTATGCTGATCTTCTTGCTTGGTACAGGAGTCTGGTTGACGTTCAATTTGGGGTTTATTCAAATTCGCTTTCTGAAAGAAGGATTTAAACAAACGTTTGCTCCTTTATTTAAGAAAGATGATGGGGAAGGGATTAATTCGTTCAAGGCCTTAGCCACTTCAATATCAGCTCAAGTCGGCACCGGAAATTTAGCCGGCGTTGCGACTGCTATTGCAGCTGGAGGACCAGGAGCGATTTTCTGGATGTGGCTCAGTTCATTCTTTGGGATGGCAACAATTTTCTCTGAGGCTGTGCTCGCCCAGGTTTATAAAGTGAAAAAGGGGGACCAAGTAGTTGGTGGTCCAGCCTATTATATCCGTGAAGGACTAGGGAGTCGCTTCTTAGCCGGATTCTTTGCGGTAGCGATTATCCTTGCACTTGGCTTTATCGGGAATATGGTTCAGTCGAATTCCATTACGGTCGCTGTTAATGAAGTGTTCGGGCAATCTAGCTTATGGTTGAACTTATCCATTGGGATTGTTGTGGCACTCTTTATTGGGATGATTTTGTTCGGTGGGATTGAACGTATTTCTGCATTTGCAGGCAACGTTGTGCCTATTATGGCGCTCCTTTACATTGTCGGAAGTATGATCATCCTGATTGTAAACATCGACCTTGTTATTCCTACTTTCCAGTTAATCTTTGAGGCCGCCTTCACACCTGAATCTGCAGGTGGCGGTGTGCTCGGAGCAACTGTAAAAGAAGCTATTCGGTATGGCGTGGCGCGTGGGTTGTTCTCAAACGAAGCTGGGATGGGTTCTACCCCGCACGCTCATGCGGTAGCCAATGTGAAACATCCGGCTCAGCAAGGATTCGTAGCCATGGTCGGTGTGTTTATTGATACAGTAGTGATCTGTACATTGACCGCTATGGTTGTCCTAATTACGAACGCGCATACAACTGGTCTTGAAGCAAGTGCCATTACTCAAGAAGGGTTTGCGAGAGGTCTTGGTGAATTTGGAACTCCATTTATCGCCATTTGCTTACTATTCTTCGCCTTCACAACCATTCTTGGCTGGTCTTACTTCGGTGAAGTGAATATTCGCTTCTTATTCAATGGGAAAGGGATTAAACCATACCGTAGCCTTGTTCTTCTCTTTGTCGTAATTGGCGCGCTTGTGAAGGTAGACTTCGTATGGGAAATGGCAGATATGTTCAATGCACTCATGGTCGTTCCGAACTTAATTGCCTTACTCCTGTTGTCTCCAGTTGTGAAGCGGGTATTTCGTGAATATAAACAACAGCTTCTTTCTAAATGA
- a CDS encoding MBL fold metallo-hydrolase, with translation MTTVHVLGTAQDGGVPQPGCFCTNCQRAKQDSTYRRQATSLGVVHSETNQWALIDATPDFKVQYEQMEQLGNPRLHSIWLTHAHIGHYPGLLFLGKEAMNTKRLPVYAGAEMTNFLRHHLPWQILVEEDHITLHQLRNEQSRSFEDVSIIPLTVPHRNEFSETFGFILKGSQRSLLYIPDIDRFEEWEKDIEAVARDVDYCLLDATFYSEDELIELGRDPQSIPHPLMTETMDRLQVLVNQQDTAVFFTHFNHTNRALDENHQARTTIENRGFHLAHEGMTFHL, from the coding sequence ATGACAACCGTACACGTCTTAGGTACAGCCCAGGATGGGGGAGTCCCCCAGCCTGGGTGTTTTTGTACCAACTGCCAACGAGCTAAACAAGACTCCACGTATCGTAGACAAGCTACTTCCCTTGGAGTCGTTCACTCAGAAACCAATCAATGGGCACTCATTGATGCAACACCAGATTTCAAAGTCCAATACGAACAGATGGAACAGCTAGGCAATCCTAGGCTTCATTCTATATGGCTGACACATGCACATATTGGCCATTATCCCGGTCTCCTCTTTCTCGGTAAAGAAGCAATGAACACGAAGCGTTTGCCCGTGTACGCAGGAGCTGAAATGACTAATTTCCTTCGTCACCACTTGCCTTGGCAAATACTAGTCGAGGAAGACCACATTACACTCCATCAATTACGTAATGAACAGAGCAGATCGTTTGAGGATGTATCCATCATCCCATTAACTGTTCCACATCGTAATGAGTTCTCTGAGACATTTGGATTTATCTTAAAGGGATCGCAACGTTCCCTCCTCTACATTCCAGACATTGACCGCTTTGAAGAATGGGAGAAAGACATTGAGGCAGTTGCCCGTGACGTAGACTATTGCTTACTTGATGCAACTTTCTATTCGGAAGATGAACTTATTGAACTTGGTCGAGACCCACAGTCCATCCCACACCCACTTATGACCGAAACAATGGACCGTCTTCAGGTATTAGTCAACCAACAAGATACAGCTGTATTCTTTACACACTTCAACCACACCAATCGAGCACTCGATGAGAATCATCAAGCTCGAACAACCATCGAAAATCGTGGGTTTCATCTTGCCCATGAAGGAATGACTTTTCATTTATAA